The genomic region GAGGCCGAGCGCCAAGCGCGCGGGCGCGCAGAGGAATACGCGCAGCGGCTCCAGGAGAGCGAGGATCTCTTCCGGCTCCTTGCCGACCACACGAGCGACCTCCTCCTGCTGCTCGACCCCCAGGGCCTCGTCTTCTACGCGAGCCCCTCGGCGCTGCGCGTGCTCGGGTACGAGGCCGACCAGCTGCTGGGTCACGATCTCTTCGCGTACGTCCACGAGGACGACCTGCCCGCCTCGCGCAAGGCCTTCGAGCGCGCCACGACCGGCGAAACGGTCGAGTTCACGGCCCGGATCCGGACCGCAGACGGCCAGCACCGCTGGATCGAGAACCGCGGCCGCCGCATCCATCGGCGCGGCGGGCCCGTGTTCGTGACCACGCTTCGGGACGTAAGCGAGCGCGTCCGAGCGCAGGAGGAGGCCGCGCGGCGGGCCGCCCAGCAGGCGGCCGTCGCGCGGCTTGGATCGGCCGCGCTGGGCGGCGAGGCCTTGGAGAGCCTCTTCGATCGCGCCGTGCGGTTCCTTGCCGACCACCTTGGGGTCGAGTACGCGAAGGTCCTCGAGCTTCGTCCCGATCGCTCGGGCGTGCTGCTGCGGGCCGGCGTGGGATGGCGATCCGGACTCGTCGGCCACGCCATCGTGCCCGTCGGGCGCGACTCGCAAGCGGGCTACACGCTTCTCTCCGACGCTCCCGTCGTCGTGGAGGACCTCCGCACGGAGCCGAGGTTCCGCGGCCCGGCCCTCCTCCGGGAGCACGGCGTCGTAAGCGGGCTTAGCTGCGTGATCCGCGGCGCGTCGGGCGACCCCTGGGGGGTGCTTGGGGCCCACACGAAGGAGCGCCGGTCCTTCACGCGCGACGACGTGAGCTTCCTCCAGTCGGTTGCAAACGTCCTTGCCCAGGCCATCGAGCGGGGCCGCGCCGAGCGGGAGCTTCGCGCAAGCGAAGCTCGCTACCGCACGCTTGTGGACCATGCCCAGGACTTCGGGCTCCTCACGCTCTCGCCCGAGGGCCTCGTCCGGTCGTGGAGCTCCGGGGCGCAGCGCCTCTTCGGCTGGGAAGCCGCCGAGATCCTCGATCGTCCCGCCGCGATCCTCTTTGGCCGGGCCGCGCGCGAGGCCGGCCTTCCCGCCGCCGAGCTTGAAGCCGCGCTGCGCGAAGGGCGCTTTGCGGGCGAGGTGGCCCTCGTGCGGAAGGACGGGAGCCGGTTCCTGGCGAACTGCACGATCCGCCCGGTGCGCGAGAACGGCGCCGTGACCGGCTTTGTCAAGGTCGTCCAGGACCTCACCGAGGCGCGGCGCGCGCAGCGCGCGCTCTCCGAGTCCGAGGAGCGGTACCGCCGCGTCGTGGAGTCCGCGCGCGACTTTGCCATCCTCGCGATCGACGCCCGGGGAACGATCACGTCGTGGAACACGGGAGCGCAACGCGTGTTCGGGTATGCGCCGGAGGAGATCCTGGGCCGCCCCTCGGACGTGCTGTTCCCGCCCGAAGCGCGCGCGCGTGGCGCGGCGCAGGACGAGCTTGCGCGTGCACGCGCGCATGGCGAGGCAAGCGACGACACCTGGATGCTCCGCAAGGACGGCACGCGGTTTTGGGCCACGGGCGTGACAAGCTTGGTCCGGGCCGCCGACGCCTCCGCGAGCGGGTACGTCAAGATCTGCCGCGATCGCAGCGAGCACCACAACTGGGACGCCGAGCGCGAGCGCCTGCTGGGCGAGGCGGCGGCGACCCGCGAGCGGCTGGACGCCGCCTTGGCCGACCTCGCGCGTCTTTCCCAAGCCGCCGAGGCCGGACGGACGCCGGAGCACGACCCCCGTCACCCACCCCGGTGACGGGGACACCGTTAATACCCTTCACGGGAACGGACGGTCGCCCCTTCGCCGGGGGGCTCCGGGTGTTGCCCACCATGCGATCCGCCGTACCGATGGCCCTTGCCGTGGCCCTTGCCGTATGCTTTGCCGTAGCCCCCGACGCCCAAGCGGGCCTCTGGGAAGACGCCCGCACCGTCGTTCCGCTGCTCCCCCCGACCTCCCCGGTCCCCCTCTCCGGCGGATCCTCGGGCGACCTTGCCAACTGCGGCGGCACCGCCACCTTCCACACGACGTCGATCGATCGGCGCAGCTGCTCGGTCTCGTTCTCGGCGCAGCCGGGCAACCTCGAGATCGGCATCCGCGGCTCCTCGTTCACGGGCACCATCACGATGCGCCTTGTCGACTCGAACGGCACGTACGCCGAGAAGAGCTGCAACTATTTCCTCGGCGGCAAGCAGCAGATCGGGCAGTTCCAGTTTGGTTCGGGCTGCGGAGCCACGCGCTACACGAACGCGACGATCTCCAACAGCCTCACGCCGCTTCCCATGCGCGCAGGCGCGCTCACGCTTCTTGGCTGGGTCTCCGGATCGGCCCCCGAGCCGACGGGTCCCTGGGAGGTCTACGCGCGAGGCGCGTAAGGGTGGGTAGGAGATGAGGCACATGACGAACACGGAATGGCTTGGACGCGCGGCGGCTATGGCCGTCGTCTGCGCGCTTTTGCTGCCGGGCGCCTCGGTGCTCGGCGGCACGAACGAACTTCTGGTGGAAGGCGGCGTGTCGACGCCGGCCGGCGAGGTCCCGATCGAGAGCTCGCGCGAGGTGCCGATGGTCGCCGCCGCCAACCCGGCGACGTCCGCCGTGCAATCGTGGCACGAGGCGGGCGCCCCCGGCGGCGAGCACGCGAACGCGTACTCCGACGAGAGCGGCCTTGCGGCCGGGCCCTCCGGACAAGACCCCGCCCAGGCGCCCTGGCCCCCCGGAAGCGACGACCAGGAGATCCGGACGAGCGGGCCCGGCCCGGTCGCCGAGGTCGACTCCTCGCAGGCGCAGCCGCCCCCCGAGGCGCGCGACGCCATGCCGGAGGAGGCGCAGCCCCTGAGCGAGGCGACAAGCGGCACGGGCGCCAAGCTCTCGGCCGGCGTCGCGCCGGGCCTTCTGGGCGACGAGGGCGCCTCCGACCGCATCCTGCTCCTGGACCCCGCGCTCTTCGAGCGCGCCGCGCTCGAGGGCTTCCTGCGCTCCGTCGAGGACCGGCGCCCCAGCTACGCGCTTGGCGACGCGCCCCCGCCCGGCTACGTGCAGGACGAGTTCCGCGGGCCCCAGCGCAACGGCTGGAACCCGCTTGCCACGCACCACGTCGAGACGAACTCCATCGGCGGCCCGGCGCCGGCGCCCACCGCTGGCGGCGAGCTTCCCATGGAGGTCGTCGCCGGCGTCGCGGCGCTCTCGCTTGCGCTCCTGCTGCCCGCGCTCTACAGCCGCATGCGCCGCGAGTCGTCGCTCGACCACGCGACGCGCGCCAAGGTGTACGAGCTCGTGCGCGGCGTCCCCGGTCTCACCGCGCGCGAGATCGGAAAGCGCAGCGAGGTCAGCTACTCGACGGCGGTCTACCACCTCTCGCGCCTGGTGCGCGAAGGGCTCGTCACGAGCTCGCGCGACGGCAACCGCATCTGCTACTACACGGTCGGCTCGTGGTCGCTCGTGGAGCGCGAGGTCATCCCCGTCCTGCGCAACGAGGAGGCCATGCGCGTCCTGCAGACGGTCGCCGACAACCCCTGGTGCTACCGCGCCGAGGTCGCCGCGCAGCTTGGCGTTTCCACGCCCACGGTGAACTGGCACCTGAAGCGCCTTCTTGCGCTGGGCCTTGTGCGCGAGGTCCGCGAGGGACGCGTGAGCTACCTCTACGCGGACAAGGAGCTTCTGGCCAAGGCGCTTGCCTCCATCGAGGAGAAGGCGCCCGGCGCGCTGCCCACGACGCTTGCGATCGAGCCTGCGCGCCCGGCCGAGCCCGTCCTTGTGACGGCCTGATCGACACGCACCGCCGGGGCGGCGCTCCGCCCCGGTCTCCTACCCCCTGCGAATTCAGCCGATCTCCGGAAAATTGCACGCCTTCGCGAGGAAAAAATATTTAAGGGTCTAGAACGAGCCTTGCCCGCCGCCTCGGGCGCGTTATCCAGCGCGCCTGAGCCCAAGGGAACCCCCTTGGGGCAGGTGGGAGTGCGTAGGCGTTTGCAATCGTACGTGGGGCTGGGAGCGCTTTTGTTTGCCTCAGCGCTGGCGCTTGCCCTTTGCGCGCCGGTGACGGAGGCCAC from Candidatus Thermoplasmatota archaeon harbors:
- a CDS encoding winged helix-turn-helix transcriptional regulator, with product MTNTEWLGRAAAMAVVCALLLPGASVLGGTNELLVEGGVSTPAGEVPIESSREVPMVAAANPATSAVQSWHEAGAPGGEHANAYSDESGLAAGPSGQDPAQAPWPPGSDDQEIRTSGPGPVAEVDSSQAQPPPEARDAMPEEAQPLSEATSGTGAKLSAGVAPGLLGDEGASDRILLLDPALFERAALEGFLRSVEDRRPSYALGDAPPPGYVQDEFRGPQRNGWNPLATHHVETNSIGGPAPAPTAGGELPMEVVAGVAALSLALLLPALYSRMRRESSLDHATRAKVYELVRGVPGLTAREIGKRSEVSYSTAVYHLSRLVREGLVTSSRDGNRICYYTVGSWSLVEREVIPVLRNEEAMRVLQTVADNPWCYRAEVAAQLGVSTPTVNWHLKRLLALGLVREVREGRVSYLYADKELLAKALASIEEKAPGALPTTLAIEPARPAEPVLVTA
- a CDS encoding PAS domain S-box protein, producing RGGGRDAAASTPAEAAWLRDRAIEGLLCVPIPGRSGLLGVVTLGAASGARPLDTQDIDLARELARRMGVAIENARLVADLEASRHETEERARELADLKSLTDVALSPLPLPQLLSGIVERARTLMRADTCAVLLVEGDELVVRAASGIPEEVGFRIPWGAGFAGRIAAEQRPSEIEEAKVAEAFHPRLRAAGVRSLFGVPLVAGGKVVGVLAVGSKSERRFREHERELLQTAALRVAVSIDRERLLEAERQARGRAEEYAQRLQESEDLFRLLADHTSDLLLLLDPQGLVFYASPSALRVLGYEADQLLGHDLFAYVHEDDLPASRKAFERATTGETVEFTARIRTADGQHRWIENRGRRIHRRGGPVFVTTLRDVSERVRAQEEAARRAAQQAAVARLGSAALGGEALESLFDRAVRFLADHLGVEYAKVLELRPDRSGVLLRAGVGWRSGLVGHAIVPVGRDSQAGYTLLSDAPVVVEDLRTEPRFRGPALLREHGVVSGLSCVIRGASGDPWGVLGAHTKERRSFTRDDVSFLQSVANVLAQAIERGRAERELRASEARYRTLVDHAQDFGLLTLSPEGLVRSWSSGAQRLFGWEAAEILDRPAAILFGRAAREAGLPAAELEAALREGRFAGEVALVRKDGSRFLANCTIRPVRENGAVTGFVKVVQDLTEARRAQRALSESEERYRRVVESARDFAILAIDARGTITSWNTGAQRVFGYAPEEILGRPSDVLFPPEARARGAAQDELARARAHGEASDDTWMLRKDGTRFWATGVTSLVRAADASASGYVKICRDRSEHHNWDAERERLLGEAAATRERLDAALADLARLSQAAEAGRTPEHDPRHPPR